GGAGGCGGCAGAGCTTAAACGCCACCCCAAGGTGGAGGTGGTGGAGGTGCCCTCCCGGGTTTGGGGGTACATCGGCTGGAACAACCGACGGCCGCCGCTTTCCGACCGAAGGGTGCGGCGGGCTTTGACCCTGGCCATCAACCGCCAGGCCATCGTGGACACCGTGTACTGGGGCTTTGCCCGCCTGGCCAAGGGCCCCATTCCCTCCACCATGTGGGCGGCCAACCGCAACCTGGAGCCGCTTCCCTACGATCCGGCCCAGGCGGCAGCGCTGCTGGACGCGGCCGGGGTGCGGGATACCAACGGCGATGGCTTCCGGGATTGGCAGGGCAAAGCTTTCACCGTGGAGCTCCTTTACCCCTCGGTGAACCCTCTGCGGGCGCAAGCGGCGGTGATGATCCAAGCGGACCTCGCCAAAGTGGGGGTCAAGGTGCAACCCACACCCATGGAGTTCACCGCCATGATGGCCCGACAGGAGGCGGGCAACTTCGACGCGGTGCTGAGCGCCTGGGAAGAAGCCACCAAGGTGGATATGGCCTCCCTCTGGGTGACCCCATCCGCCACCGCCGGCAGCAACAACTTCGTTGGCTACTCCAACCCCGAGGTGGACCTTTTGGTGGCCCAAGCCCGGGAGGAAAACGACCTGGATAAGGCCAAAGTCTTCTGGGACCGAGCCCAGGAGCTCATCGTCGAGGACCAGCCGGTAACCTTCCTTTACGAGGGGGTTCAGCTGGTGGGGATTTTCCGCCGCATTAAAGGTGCCAACATCAACCCCGCCTCGGTGTTTTTCAACTTGCCGGAGTGGTACTGCGAGCCATGACCGCCCGCCTCATCCGCCGGCTGGCCGCAAGCATCTTCGTGGTTTGGCTGGTGGCCAGCGGGACCTTTTTCCTGGTGGCGTTCACCCCCGGCGATCTGGCCTCCAAGATGGCCGATCCCCGGATTTCCCCGGCAGCGCGCCAGCGTTTGCGCGAGCACTTTGGCCTCGACCGCCCCATCTGGCAGCGGTACTCAAGCTGGCTGGCCCACGCCGTTTCCGGGGATTTGGGGGACTCTTTCTTGTTCCGCCGTCCGGTGCGGGAGGTACTGGCGCAAGCTCTACCCAACACCGCGCTTTTGGCCTCCTGGGGGCTTTTTCTGGAGCTGGCCTTAGGACTTGCCCTGGGCCTGGTGCAGGCTTACAAACCCCACAGCTTTTGGGACCGCCTGCTCTCTGGCCTCTCCTTAGCCGCGTACGCCATGCCTGCCTTCCTGGTGGCTGCGGTGCTTTTGTGGCTTTTGGCCTACACCTTTCCGGTTTTTCCACCCTCGCACATGGCCGAGCCGCAAGCGCCAGGGCTTTCCTTTTGGGGACACCTTGCCGAAACCGCCCGCCACCTGGCTTTGCCCGCTCTTACCGTGGGTTTGACCGGTTGCGGCGCGGTTGCCCGCTACCTCCGGGGCTCCCTTTTGGACGAAAAGCGCCAAGCCTACATGCTGGCCGCCCTGGCCCGGGGTTGCAGCAAGCGCCGGGCGCTGCTGCTCCACGCCTTGCCCAACGCCCTTTTGCCGATGATCACGGTTCTTGGGCTTTCCCTGCCCTTTTTGGTGTCGGGCTCACTGGTTGTGGAGGTGATTTTTTCCTGGCCCGGCATGGGCCAGGTCTTTTACGCGGCGGTCACCGCCCGGGATGTGCCGCTCATTCAAGCAGGGACAGTCCTGGTCACCGCTGCGGTGGTGGCCGGAAATTGGCTGGCAGACGTGGCCTACTCTTGGGCTGACCAGAGGATGAGGGGATGAGCAAAGCCCCCCGCCGGCTGCGGTTTGGGTTGACCGTCGTGGCCTTGGAGCTCGCGGTGGTGGTGCTGGGCCCGCTTTGGCTTCCCGATCCCAACGCCATCGTGGACCCCCGGGGGGCCGGGCTTCTGCCGCCCTTGTCCAGGGTGCTGGTGGTGAGCTTGCAGGATGGCACAAGCCTTGCCGGCAGTGAGATTGCCCGGACGCCAGACGGCCTCCTTTTACGCCGCGGCAGCAGCTGGGAAAAGGTGCCCGAAAATCTCGTGGTTTCGGTGAAACCCCGGTGGTACCTGTTGGGCAGCGACGCCCTGGGCCGGGATGTGGCGGCCAGGCTGGTGAAGGCGGGACAAATTTCCCTTTCCGTAGGCGTCCTGTCCCTGGCGTTGGCGGTGACCCTGGGAACCCTGGTGGGGATGGCTGCGGGTCTTGGGCCTCGCTTTTTGGACCGTGTGCTCATGGCCTTCGTGGATGCAGCCTTGGCTCTCCCTCTTTTGTTTGTGCTGTTGGCGGCCAGCGCTTTTCTCCGCCCCTCCCTGGGGACCGTGGTGCTCATGCTGGGCTTTTTCTCGTGGATGGGGGTGGCCCGCTTGGTGCGGGGGCAAGCCTTGCTCTGCCGGGAGCAGCCCTGGTTTTTGGCCGCCAAAGGGCTTGGGCTTAAGCCCCTGCGGTTGGCTTTTGTCCATGTGTTCCCCCACGTTTTAACCCCTCTCACCACCGACGCCACCTTGCGTCTGGGCGACTTGATCCTGCTGGAGGCGGCCCTGAGCTTCTTGGGGTTTGGCGTACCCCCGCCGATCCCATCCTGGGGTAGCATGGCCGCTGAGGGGTTTGAGGTTTGGCGTTTGGCTTTTTGGTTGCCGGTTTTCCCGGGGTTTGCGGTGGCGCTTTCGGTGCTCGCTTTTGCCACCATTGCCGACGGCCTCGGGGAGTTGGCCCGCGGGGAAAGGCTTGAGGGGAGCCCAGCATGAACCAAACCCTGCCGTTGCCGGTTTTGGTGGTGGAAGACGACGTTGAGCTTCGCCGGTCGCTGGAAGAGCTTTTGCAAGCCGAAAGCATCCCCACCCTGGGGGCGGGGACAGCCGCCGAAGCGGCGGCGCTTTTGGCCCAAAAGGAAGCGGGGCTCATCCTTTTGGACTTGGGCCTCCCCGACATGGACGGGCTGGAGCTTTTGGCCCGGCTCAAGGCCAGCGAGGAGGCACCGGTGGTGGTTCTCACCGGCCGCAGCGACATCGCCACGGTGGTGGAAGCCATGAAGCGCGGCGCCGAGAACTTCCTGGTCAAGCCTATGGAAGCGGCGCAGGTGATTGCCGTGGTCAAGAAAGAGCTGGCCCGTCACGTCTGGCACCGGCAAATGGAAAGCCAAATGGCCAGGGAAAAGGCGCGAGGTGTGCGGTTCCCGGTGGGGGAATCCAAAGCCATGCGCGAGGTGCGGCAGCTGGTCCAGAAGGTGGCAGAAACCGACGCTTCCGTGGTGCTTTTGGGGGAATCGGGCACCGGCAAAGGCATGATTGCCCGCCTCATCCACAGCCTTTCCCGCCGGCGGGAAGCCCCCTTTTTGGATGTGAACTGCGCGGCTTTGGCGCCGCAGCTTTTGGAGTCGGAGCTCTTCGGTCACGAACGCGGGGCCTTTACCGACGCCCGGGAACGCAAGCTCGGGCTATTGGAGGCGGCCCACGGCGGCACGGTGTTTCTGGACGAAATTGCCGACATGGACCCCCACGTCCAGTCCAAGCTCCTCAAGGCCATTGAGGACCGCCGCTTCCGGCGCCTGGGAGGGGTGCGGGAAATTCAAGTGGACGTGTGCATCATTGCCGCCACCCACCGCGACCTGCGGGAGGAAGCGGAAAGCGGCCGCTTCCGCAAGGACCTCTACTACCGTTTGAACGTGTTCCAAATCGTGCTGCCGCCGCTGCGGGAGCGGAAGGAGGATATCCTCCCCATTGCCACCGCCTTCATCACCGAGCTCAACCCCATTCTCGGAAAGCACATCCAGGGCATCCACCCGGATGCCGTGCGCATCCTGGAGGCCTACCCCTGGCCCGGCAACATCCGCGAGCTGCGAAACGTGGTGGAGCGCGCCATGATCCTCGCCCATGGCGACGAGATCCGGCCCGAACACCTGCCCCGGGAAATTCGCCTGCACAAGGGGCTGGATGCCGGTCTTTTGTCCCTGGAGGAGCTGGAAGCCGCGCACATTCGCCGGGTCATTCAAGCGGTGGGCGGCAACCTCAAGAAAGCCGCGGAAGTACTGGGCATTTCCCGCTCCACCCTGTACGACAAGATCGAGCGCTACGGAATCTCCGTGCCCCGCGACTGACGCGCCTGACCGTGCTATCCTCAAAACGTGCGGCGTCGTGCGGCCCGGCGTTCCTTTGTGGATTACTTCCTGGCAGCGGTGGGGCTGGCGTTGCTGGTGTTTGTGTTGGGGATCCTGCTCACCCCCGGCTCGTGCAAGGTGGAGGTGAACCCCGACGCCGATAAGGGGTGGGTGCAGCCGACACCGGTCCCCGGGCGCTCGTAACCCAACCCGCACGTTCGGCAAACAAGAAGCGGAGGAGTTTTATGGGTAACGCTGTGAAGACCGTACTGCTGTTGGGAGTCCTTACGGGGCTTTTGCTCGCCATTGGGGATGCCCTGGGCGGGCGCCAGGGCTTGATTTTGGCTTTGGGTATTGCCGGCCTCATGAACTTCGTGGGCTACTTCTTTTCCGACAAGATCGCTTTGGCCATGCACCATGCCCAGCCGGTGGATGAAAGGGAAGCCCCCGAGCTTTACGCGGTGGTGGCGGAGCTCGCCCAGCGGGCCGGCATCCCCATGCCGCGACTTTACGTCATCCCCGAGCTGCAACCCAACGCCTTTGCCACCGGCCGCTCTCCCAAACACGCGGCGGTAGCGGTCACCGAGGGCCTCCTGCGCACCATGAACCGGGCGGAACTGGCGGGGGTCCTGGCCCACGAGCTGGCCCACGTGAAAAACCGCGACATCCTCACGGCTTCCATTGCCGCCACCCTGGCCGGGGCCATTACGGTTCTGGCGCGGATGGTGGGCTACGCCCTCATGTTTGGCGGGCGTGACCGCGAGGACAACGGCGGAGCGCTCGGCGGCATCTTCCTCCTCATCGTGGCTCCCATTGCTGCGCTTTTGATTCAGCTGGCCATCTCCCGCTCCCGGGAGTACGCCGCCGATGAAAAGGCTGCCCGCCTCACTGGCAACCCAATGGGGCTCGCTTCCGCACTGCGCAAGCTGGCGGCTTTAACCGAGCGGGTTCCCATGGAAACCGCCCAGCCGGCCACGGCCAGCTTGATGATTGCCAACCCCCTTTCCGGTGGCGGGCTCATGCGCCTGTTCTCCACCCACCCACCCATTGAGGAGCGCATTGCCCGTCTGGAAGCCATGGTGGGAAGGCTCTAAAAAGCACAAGACAAAAGGCCCCGAGGCGTCAGCCAGCCAGGCGGTCGGCCTCCACGTCCCACCGTTGGCCGAGGATTTCGGTGAGCGCCCGCACCACCTGCGGGTCAAACTGGCTCCCCGAGCAACGCCAGAGCTCGGCCACCGCTTCTTCCCGGGTGCGGGCCGGTCGCCACGGCTTGGGGTGGGTCATGGCATCGTAGGCCCGCACCGCAGCAATGATGCGGGCTGCCAGCGGAATGGCTTCCCCCGAAAGCCCCAACCGCCCGGGGTAGTCACCGGTGGTCTTGCCATCCCACCGTTCGTTCACCGCCTCCACCACCGCCATAACGTCACCTAGGAGCTCCACCCGCCGGAGGGAAGCCACCCCTTGGGCCAACTGCTTTCGCAAGAAGTCCCTCCCTTCCGGTTCCAGCTCCACCGGCTGGTTGAGCACCGCTTCCCCCACCGCCACCTTCCCCACATCGTGGAGGAGAGCGGCCCGGCGCAGCACCTTGAGCTCATCGTACGAAAGACCCAGCGATTCCCCCACCTTCACCGAAAGCTCAGCCACCCGCTGGGCGTGGCCCCGGCTCCCCCGCTCCTTGGCTTCCAAAGCCTGGGCCAAAAGCAAAACGATTTGCTCCAGAGCCTCTTCCAGGGCCAGCGACTGCTGGCGAACCTGTCGCAGTAAGGAGCGGTTGGCTGCGGCTTGCGAACCCAAAAGCCAGGCCATGGCCGTAAAAACCAGCACGTAGCCGTAGGCGGTGCCCAACTCCACCGTCACCCGCTGCACCTGGGAACGGTCGAACCCCACCACCAACAACAGGTGCAAAGCGGCAATGAGCCCGTTGGTCACCAGGGCAGCCCCGGTACCCCCACGAAACGCCGCCACCGCCAGGGCCGGCAGGAAGAGCAGGGCAAACCAGTGGGGCTTGGCGTGGGCCATGCTGGTAAGCAAGCCCACCACCAGAGCCGCACCCATCGCCCCAAAGAGCACCGGTGCCCAAACCCGCGGGCGCTGCCAGGTGCGAAAGTGCGCCTGCTCCTCCAGGGCCAAGACCGCTTGCGGGCGAACCAGCACGATGCCGGCCAGACCTAAGGTGCAGGCTGCCGTGAGGTCCGAAAACCACCACGAAACGAACGCCAAGGGCAAGCGGATGGGCAAGCCTTCCAGACTGGGAGGCGGGAGGAGCGCAAGGAGGAGGGTTCCCACAGAAGCGCTGGCCAGCGTCCCCAAAACCACGCCCTGGCCCACCACCCTCACCAGTTTGTGCTGGCTTTGCCCCTCCGCTTGCTTGAGGGCCGCCACCATCACCAGGTAGAAGAGCACTTCCGGCAAACCAAAAAGACCCGTGCGCACCGGGCCCACAGCGGCGCCCCAGGGGAAGAGGAAGTTCCCCATCCAAACCGCCAGCGCCCCCCATGGTCCCACCCACGCGGCCCCCACGGCGGTCACTGCAGCCGCCGGGAAGAAGAAGCTTACCCCCGGCATGAACTCGAAAAGCCCCGCCAGGCGGTTGAGCAGAGCCCAGGTCAAGCCCACGGCCACAAAGGGCAAACCCCGCTTGACCCAGCCACCCAAGGTCTCACCCCAATTCACTGCTATCAGCCTAGCACGGCTTGTAAACTCTGGAGGACCCGCTCCGGGTCCACACCGGCAAGAAAGACCAGCTTGTTTCTCGAGGTCAACCCGGCCTTCAAAACCACGCTGGAAGAAGGGATCCCCAACAGCTCGGCCAAAAACTCCTGCAGCTGACGGTTGGCTTCCCCGCGTTCGGCAGCAGCGGTGAGGGAAACCTTCAAGCTATCCCCAAGCACCCCCACCACCGACAGCTTCTTCCCCTTGGGGATCACCTTCACCCGCAAAAGACAACCGGTACCTTGCGGCTGCAGCAAGCCGGGGGGCAGGTTGACCGGGGTTGATGCTTGTGGGTGCCCAGGCGCTTTACCCACGGGCCAAGATCACCCCGCGCTGAGAGGAACGGATGAACTCCAGGAGCAAGGCGACATCCGGCTGGTCGCCCAGCTCCGCGGCAATTTTCGCCACCGCTTCGCTGGTGGTGAGCTTGGGGTTGTGGAGGATGCGCCAGGCTTTTTTGAGCGCTTCCCGCCGCTCCGGCGCAAAGCCCTTCCGTTCCAGGCCAATGGTGTTGGGGCCAAAGCAGCGGGCGGGGCGCGACCCCACCGTGCGCATGAACGGCAAGCAGTCCTTGGTGGCCACGGTGAAGCCGCCTAAAAACGCATAGGGACCCACGCGGCAAAACTGGTGCACCGCGGAGAACGCCCCGATGGTGGCGTAATCCCCCACCTCCACGTGCCCGGCCAGGGTGCCACCGTTGGCAAAAATCACGTGGTTGCCCACCTGACAGTCGTGGGCCACATGAGCTCCGGCCATAAACAAGCCGTATCCACCAATGCGGGTAACGCCGCCGCCCTTGGTGGTGCCGCGATGCACCGTCACAAACTCCCGAAACCAGTTTCCCGGACCAATTTCCAGGCGGGTGGGTTCGCCCCTGTAGGACAGGTCCTGAGGTGGGGCGCCAATGGAGCAATGGGAGGTAAAGCGGTTGCCTTCGGCAATCACCGTGGGCCCTTCCAGCCGGCAAAAGGGCCCCACCACGCAGCCGGATCCCAACCGCACCTCGCCGTCAATCACCACGTAAGGGCCGATTTCCACGTCATCGGCCAGCTCCGCCCGGGGATCCACCATGGCCGTGGGATGGATGCGCGCCATCGCCCTCACCCCCGATCCACCATGGCCGAGGAAAGCTGCGCCTCCGCCACCACCTCGCCATCCACTTTCGCCACGCCTTCCAACACCGCAAAGCGGCTGCGCTTTTTCAACACCCGCACCTCAAAAATCACCTGATCCCCGGGCACCACCGGCCGCCGGAAGCGGCAACGATCAATGCCCGTGAAGTAAATGAGCTTTTGCTGGCGGTCGGGGATGTCCCGGAGCATGAGGACACCGCCCGCCTGGGCCATGGCTTCCACCAGCAAAACCCCAGGAAACACCGGCGCCCCGGGGAAGTGCCCCTGGAAGAACGGCTCGTTGTAGGTCACGTTTTTCAAGGCAACGATGGAGTCCTCGTTAATTGCCAGCACGCGATCCACCAACAGGAAGGGGTAGCGGTGCGGCAGAATGTCCATGATGGCCCTAATGTCCAGCATCCTTCGCCTCCAACCGCGCAAGCCTTGCCTCCAGCTCAGAAAGGCGCTCCAGCAGCTTTTCCAGCCGGTAAAGCCTGGCTTGCGCCGCCAGCCACTCTCGATGGGGACGCGCCGGCATCCCGGAAACCATCGCCCCGGCGGGGATGTCCTCCATGGCCCCAGCCTTGGCGGTGATGATGGCGCCATCGCCCACGGTGACGTGCCCGGTGACGCCGGCTTGCCCAGCCAGGATCACCCCTCGCCCCAGCTTGCTGGAGCCGGCAATACCGGTTTGCGCCACCAACAGGCAGCCCTCACCGATCACCACGTTGTGGCCAATTTGCACCAGGTTGTCCACCTTGGTACCGCGACCAATGCGGGTTTCCCCCAGGGTGGCGCGATCCACGCACACGTTGGCACCCAGCTCTACATCGTCCTCAATGACCACCCGCCCCACCTGCGGGACCTTGCGGTGAACCCCACCCACGGTGGCAAAGCCAAAGCCGTCGGAGCCGATCACCACGCCAGCGTGGAGGATGCAGCGGGCGCCGATCTCGCAGTGGTGCTCCACCACCACCCCCGGGTGCAGCACGGTTTCCGCCCCAATGCGGGAGTAATCGCCAATCACGCAGTTGGCTCCAATCACCGCCCGGTCGCCCACGGTGACGTGCTCGCCAATCACCGCCCCAGGGCCCACCGCCACCTCCGCGCCCAGCTGGGCACTGGCCGCCACCACCGCGGTGGGGTGCACTCCGGCGTGCGGCCGCAGCGGCGGGTAGAAAAGCTCCAGGATTTCCGCCAGAGCCGCGTAAGGCTCAGGGTGCACCAGCAAGGTACGGCCGGGAAAGGGCGAAGGGTCGCGCACCAAAAGCGCTCCCGCCTGGGAGCGCTGGGCTGCCGCCAGGTACTTGCGGTTGTGATAAAAGGAAAGGTGCTCCGGGCCTGCTTCCTCCAGGGTTTTCACCCCGGCAATGTCCACGTCAGGGTCGCCGCGGACCTCCCCGCCTACCTTTGCCGCCAGATCGCCGAGCCTCACGAACCGGAAGTCCCCCGGGCCCGCTACTTAGCCAGCTTGGTGTTGAAACGCCGCAGCACCTCGTCGGTGATGTCCACGGTATCGTCGGCGTACACCAACCCCGCTTGGAACTTGTTGAAGATCAAAAGGAACTTCTTTTCCTTGCCGATTTCGTTAATGATCGGCATGATTTGCCTTTCCAGGTTTTGCAGCTCTTTGGCCTTGGCCTCTTCCAGCTCCTGCTGGGCGTCATCCTGAAAGCGCTGGAGCTCCACCTGCTTGTCTTCGATTTGCTTGCGCAGCTCGGCAATCTTGGCCTCGGACAAGGTCACCGCTTGGGTTTCCAGCTGCCGCCGCAACCCGGCCAGTTCTTCGTTGAGCTTGCGCCCCTGGGCGACTTTGTCCTCCTGCAGCTTGCGCAACCGGCCCATGGCCTCGCGGCCGGCCGCCGACTCCTCCACCACCCGTTGCACGTCAATCACCGCCACCGGTGGCGTCGCTTGCTGCGCCCAAGCCGTGCTTGCCACCAGAAACGCCACAGGGAACAACGCTTTGACGTTCATGCCGCCACCTCCTAAGTTTCTTCCCGCCTGGGCGGGAGCGGCATTGTACCATTCTGCTTCCGGCTTGCCGGGGCCGGCGGCTCCGGCCACAATGGCCGCGGAGGGAGCATGGAGGGTTTTTCCGAAAACGACCGTCTTGCCGTCACAGCACTGCGGGTGCTGGCCATTGACCAGGTGGAAAAAGCCAAATCCGGACACCCCGGGCTGCCGCTGGGGGCCGCGCCCATGGCTTACGTTTTGTTTTCCCGCTTCCTGCGCTTTGACCCGAAAGCCCCAGGATGGCCCAACCGTGACCGCTTCGTGCTTTCCGCCGGTCACGGCTCGGCTTTGCTGTACGCGCTCCTGCACCTTTTTGGCTACCCCCTGCCCCTGGAGGAGCTCCAGCGCTTCCGGCAGTGGGGCTCCAAAACCCCCGGCCACCCCGAGCACGGCCTCACCCCCGGAGTGGAGTGCACCACCGGTCCGCTGGGCCAGGGCCTGGCCATGGCGGTGGGGATGGCGTTAGCGGAAAGGCACCTGAGCGCCCGTTTCAACCGCGACGGCTTTCCTGTGGTGGACCACCGCACCTTTGTGTTGGCTTCCGACGGCGACCTCATGGAGGGTATTTCCCACGAGGCTGCAGCGCTCGCCGGCCATTTGCGCCT
The genomic region above belongs to Thermoanaerobaculum aquaticum and contains:
- a CDS encoding ABC transporter substrate-binding protein — encoded protein: MAQDISSFNEYTGFAESTELAILDLLFPSLLIEQPDYEQHPPSFAPNLAVSWAFSEDNRTLTFHLRPNARWSDGTPVTAEDVAFTFRVQKDSRLPWSGQEIKDFIEAVEVVSPTEVRFRFSRTYPYQLMDANDGHILPAHAWGKIPIEEWTHTDFSRHLVTSGPFRVASHVPQQSLTLARDPAYWDPPKPYLDRVVFKIIPDTGQQLSQLLAGLVDVVLMVPPREAAELKRHPKVEVVEVPSRVWGYIGWNNRRPPLSDRRVRRALTLAINRQAIVDTVYWGFARLAKGPIPSTMWAANRNLEPLPYDPAQAAALLDAAGVRDTNGDGFRDWQGKAFTVELLYPSVNPLRAQAAVMIQADLAKVGVKVQPTPMEFTAMMARQEAGNFDAVLSAWEEATKVDMASLWVTPSATAGSNNFVGYSNPEVDLLVAQAREENDLDKAKVFWDRAQELIVEDQPVTFLYEGVQLVGIFRRIKGANINPASVFFNLPEWYCEP
- a CDS encoding ABC transporter permease produces the protein MVLRAMTARLIRRLAASIFVVWLVASGTFFLVAFTPGDLASKMADPRISPAARQRLREHFGLDRPIWQRYSSWLAHAVSGDLGDSFLFRRPVREVLAQALPNTALLASWGLFLELALGLALGLVQAYKPHSFWDRLLSGLSLAAYAMPAFLVAAVLLWLLAYTFPVFPPSHMAEPQAPGLSFWGHLAETARHLALPALTVGLTGCGAVARYLRGSLLDEKRQAYMLAALARGCSKRRALLLHALPNALLPMITVLGLSLPFLVSGSLVVEVIFSWPGMGQVFYAAVTARDVPLIQAGTVLVTAAVVAGNWLADVAYSWADQRMRG
- a CDS encoding ABC transporter permease, translating into MSKAPRRLRFGLTVVALELAVVVLGPLWLPDPNAIVDPRGAGLLPPLSRVLVVSLQDGTSLAGSEIARTPDGLLLRRGSSWEKVPENLVVSVKPRWYLLGSDALGRDVAARLVKAGQISLSVGVLSLALAVTLGTLVGMAAGLGPRFLDRVLMAFVDAALALPLLFVLLAASAFLRPSLGTVVLMLGFFSWMGVARLVRGQALLCREQPWFLAAKGLGLKPLRLAFVHVFPHVLTPLTTDATLRLGDLILLEAALSFLGFGVPPPIPSWGSMAAEGFEVWRLAFWLPVFPGFAVALSVLAFATIADGLGELARGERLEGSPA
- a CDS encoding sigma-54-dependent transcriptional regulator; translation: MNQTLPLPVLVVEDDVELRRSLEELLQAESIPTLGAGTAAEAAALLAQKEAGLILLDLGLPDMDGLELLARLKASEEAPVVVLTGRSDIATVVEAMKRGAENFLVKPMEAAQVIAVVKKELARHVWHRQMESQMAREKARGVRFPVGESKAMREVRQLVQKVAETDASVVLLGESGTGKGMIARLIHSLSRRREAPFLDVNCAALAPQLLESELFGHERGAFTDARERKLGLLEAAHGGTVFLDEIADMDPHVQSKLLKAIEDRRFRRLGGVREIQVDVCIIAATHRDLREEAESGRFRKDLYYRLNVFQIVLPPLRERKEDILPIATAFITELNPILGKHIQGIHPDAVRILEAYPWPGNIRELRNVVERAMILAHGDEIRPEHLPREIRLHKGLDAGLLSLEELEAAHIRRVIQAVGGNLKKAAEVLGISRSTLYDKIERYGISVPRD
- a CDS encoding zinc metalloprotease HtpX gives rise to the protein MGNAVKTVLLLGVLTGLLLAIGDALGGRQGLILALGIAGLMNFVGYFFSDKIALAMHHAQPVDEREAPELYAVVAELAQRAGIPMPRLYVIPELQPNAFATGRSPKHAAVAVTEGLLRTMNRAELAGVLAHELAHVKNRDILTASIAATLAGAITVLARMVGYALMFGGRDREDNGGALGGIFLLIVAPIAALLIQLAISRSREYAADEKAARLTGNPMGLASALRKLAALTERVPMETAQPATASLMIANPLSGGGLMRLFSTHPPIEERIARLEAMVGRL
- a CDS encoding HD domain-containing phosphohydrolase; this encodes MNWGETLGGWVKRGLPFVAVGLTWALLNRLAGLFEFMPGVSFFFPAAAVTAVGAAWVGPWGALAVWMGNFLFPWGAAVGPVRTGLFGLPEVLFYLVMVAALKQAEGQSQHKLVRVVGQGVVLGTLASASVGTLLLALLPPPSLEGLPIRLPLAFVSWWFSDLTAACTLGLAGIVLVRPQAVLALEEQAHFRTWQRPRVWAPVLFGAMGAALVVGLLTSMAHAKPHWFALLFLPALAVAAFRGGTGAALVTNGLIAALHLLLVVGFDRSQVQRVTVELGTAYGYVLVFTAMAWLLGSQAAANRSLLRQVRQQSLALEEALEQIVLLLAQALEAKERGSRGHAQRVAELSVKVGESLGLSYDELKVLRRAALLHDVGKVAVGEAVLNQPVELEPEGRDFLRKQLAQGVASLRRVELLGDVMAVVEAVNERWDGKTTGDYPGRLGLSGEAIPLAARIIAAVRAYDAMTHPKPWRPARTREEAVAELWRCSGSQFDPQVVRALTEILGQRWDVEADRLAG
- a CDS encoding DUF167 domain-containing protein: MGKAPGHPQASTPVNLPPGLLQPQGTGCLLRVKVIPKGKKLSVVGVLGDSLKVSLTAAAERGEANRQLQEFLAELLGIPSSSVVLKAGLTSRNKLVFLAGVDPERVLQSLQAVLG
- the lpxA gene encoding acyl-ACP--UDP-N-acetylglucosamine O-acyltransferase; translation: MARIHPTAMVDPRAELADDVEIGPYVVIDGEVRLGSGCVVGPFCRLEGPTVIAEGNRFTSHCSIGAPPQDLSYRGEPTRLEIGPGNWFREFVTVHRGTTKGGGVTRIGGYGLFMAGAHVAHDCQVGNHVIFANGGTLAGHVEVGDYATIGAFSAVHQFCRVGPYAFLGGFTVATKDCLPFMRTVGSRPARCFGPNTIGLERKGFAPERREALKKAWRILHNPKLTTSEAVAKIAAELGDQPDVALLLEFIRSSQRGVILARG
- the fabZ gene encoding 3-hydroxyacyl-ACP dehydratase FabZ, which produces MLDIRAIMDILPHRYPFLLVDRVLAINEDSIVALKNVTYNEPFFQGHFPGAPVFPGVLLVEAMAQAGGVLMLRDIPDRQQKLIYFTGIDRCRFRRPVVPGDQVIFEVRVLKKRSRFAVLEGVAKVDGEVVAEAQLSSAMVDRG
- the lpxD gene encoding UDP-3-O-(3-hydroxymyristoyl)glucosamine N-acyltransferase, with product MRLGDLAAKVGGEVRGDPDVDIAGVKTLEEAGPEHLSFYHNRKYLAAAQRSQAGALLVRDPSPFPGRTLLVHPEPYAALAEILELFYPPLRPHAGVHPTAVVAASAQLGAEVAVGPGAVIGEHVTVGDRAVIGANCVIGDYSRIGAETVLHPGVVVEHHCEIGARCILHAGVVIGSDGFGFATVGGVHRKVPQVGRVVIEDDVELGANVCVDRATLGETRIGRGTKVDNLVQIGHNVVIGEGCLLVAQTGIAGSSKLGRGVILAGQAGVTGHVTVGDGAIITAKAGAMEDIPAGAMVSGMPARPHREWLAAQARLYRLEKLLERLSELEARLARLEAKDAGH
- a CDS encoding OmpH family outer membrane protein; this translates as MNVKALFPVAFLVASTAWAQQATPPVAVIDVQRVVEESAAGREAMGRLRKLQEDKVAQGRKLNEELAGLRRQLETQAVTLSEAKIAELRKQIEDKQVELQRFQDDAQQELEEAKAKELQNLERQIMPIINEIGKEKKFLLIFNKFQAGLVYADDTVDITDEVLRRFNTKLAK